Below is a genomic region from Triticum dicoccoides isolate Atlit2015 ecotype Zavitan chromosome 5A, WEW_v2.0, whole genome shotgun sequence.
CGTGCTCCGCCCGGACGGCCTCCAGCAGCTTCGGCCGGTCGTGGAGGTACTTGACGATCCAGGTGAGCACGCTGGCCGTCGTGTCCTGCGCCGCGAACAGCACGCCGATGACGTTGTCGGCGACCTGCTCGTCCGTCAGCAGCGcgccctcctcctcgtcgtcgtcgtcgccgccgcctgccCGTGACCGCATGAGGCAGCCGAGCAGGTCGTCGCCGGGCTCCCCACGCTCCCTCCGCTCGTGCAGGATGTCGCTCAGCACGCCGTTCAGCCGCCGCCTCGCCTACATGCGGTTTTCCGTTACATGGCATTCATGTGTATTGTTGTGCTGATACTGTTAAAGACGTATACACCACGACGAACGTGACGAAGGCGCACGGTTTTCGTCGGTTGCTTACCTGGATCGCCTTGTAGTATAGCGTCCCGGGGAAGCCGTTGGGGAAGGAGTTGTAGCCTTTCTCCACGACGGCGTAGTTCCGCCTCAGCTCCTCCTTCCGCCGCTCGTCCAGCCGCCCGCCGAAGATCGTCACGATGCCGACGTCGAACGAGAGCTGACGAAAACAAAATATGCACTGATTAATATCATACGCCACTGGCATCACTCCCGGACAACAACTACGCGCGCAGCTAGCTATAGCTTACCCTCTTCATGGCGTGGAAAGTGCTGGCGGCGTCGCCGTCCGCCCAGGCCGCGAGCGTGGACCGCACGGCGTCCTCGATGTCCGGCACGAGCTTGCGCAGGGCCTCGGGGCCGAGCGGGCCCTGGACGAGCCTGCGGAGGCGGAGGTGGTAGTCGCCCTGGTGGAAGAAGAGCGCCGAGGGGCCGATGAGGCGCTCCTTGCTCCGCGGGTACGTCGGCTTGAAGAGGTGCGCCCGCGACACCAGCACGAAGCGCGCCGCCTCCGGGCTCGCCAGCATCACGCACGGGCAGCCGAGGAGGTGCGTCTTGAAGATCTCGCCGTACCGCTTCTGCTTGGAGGAGAGGAAGACGCTGGGGTCCTGGGAGTAGAGCTGGAGGGTCTCGCCGATGTAAGGCAGGCCCATGGAGCCAGGGGGCAGCTTGAGGGCGGCTTTCTCATGGCGGCCACGAGCGCTGCCCTGCGGGCCCCGGCGTTGCCGCCGGATTACGTGGTGGGCGTAGGACACGATGGCCACAGAAATGAGGatgcacaggaggaggaggaagaaggccatCCAAATGATCCTTGAGAAGGATCACTTAGACCAGCGAGGTGCTCTGAGCTTGCTGTGTGCTAGCTTGTGTCTGTAAATCTGCGCTGCTGGCAGAGGAGATCGGGAGACGGAGAGCTGTGAGGTCGAGGAGAGTGAGGAGAAAAATCTTCGGTGGATCTTTCGAATGGTGGAGGGCGTGGGAAGGCCTCGCCGCGGTATTTATAGATGGGGCCGGAAAGCGAGAGGCCGATTTGGAGGCTCTTGGGCTGCTGGGCTGGCAGCTCTAGGTGTGAAATGTCAAAGTGAAGAGGACAACTTTTCTTCTTACATTGCTGCATTTTTCTGGAGCAACAAGGGAACCACAGCTTCATATATGGTGAAAGCCAAAGTCAAGTTGCATTACAAGTTCAGCACCGGCAAAAGAAAAACAGGTTGCTTCCACTGATGCTTTGCAGAGCTAGTGTTGCCCAAGCCATGGGTAAGCTTTAAGAGGGAACTcacactttatttatttatttgaagaAGAAAGAGCTCACACTTTTTTTATGGCAAACATGACTAATCAGAGAACTACCACTATCAAAATGTTGGCATGAGACACGCACGCACATCGTTGGCAGCTAACATTTGACTCGTCACTTTAGGACTTGTTGGATTTAAAGGGATGTAATAGGTTCTaacatgcaaatgatatgcactacGGTGATTAGGCATGTGTCGGGAGTAGAAATTTCGCATGTGATTTATTGTCGATGGTGTTTGTTTCGATCTTGTATTTATACACACACATTCACACAAGGTTTTCTTATTAAGGCATAGCAGGAGAGTTTCTATTTTGCATGGCATGTACTGTGACAATTCGATTGTGTTTGTATTCTGGTGGATTACGATAATCTTGTTTTTCTAACTTGATTTTTCCTATTTTAATGTTTGTTTGCTTGAAAAGAATTTATGGCTAATTTTCTACAATAGTTCATACAATAAGCGCATCACAACATAGTTCAATCACCACAAACTAGGCCTCCAAGTCGTCTAGATAAAATTTCGTCTAGAACTAGGTCTCCAAGTCGTCTAGATAAAATTTCGTCTAGAACTAGGCCTCCAAGTCGTCTAGATaaaatttcgcaaaaaaaaaagtcgTCTAGATAAAAGTAGTTTGGGAACAACGGATATAAGTTATGTAAAGTAAAATGCGAAAAGGTAGTCTCAAGCATCTTAAGAATGTATTTTTCAAGTAAGTGTACACGTGCAGTGACATAGAAAATGAGAAATGCACCAACATATGTAAAGTATCACATGCAAATAAAATTTCACCTCGCTAATCACATGTacataaactttagcctcactaaaAGTGTCTCTCTCATAAACCACCCGAAAGGAAGATAGATTGAGCACTAAGCGTATGATATGGACATGGATCATAAGCATACAATGAAGATGTAATTAGCATGTACTTGGTTTTGGTATTGATTAGTTCACAAGTATGAGATTAAGAGATAATTTTATGAAACTTCAATCGTGAGCGGTTCCTAAAAGTATTTTGGACTGATCGGATCAAAATTCCTTGACAGCTTGTTTTATAAAAGAGCTGCTATTTCCATTTTTTTTACCCCAAGTTTGAGCTTTGTGACATATTTTACCCCATTTTGGTAAAATTCTCAATCTATACCCCCATTTAGCCAAAACCTTGCTATATTTAACCCCATAGTTTTTTTTCCTGATTTAGTGCCGGGTAGGTGATTTTTTTTCCTCTGGCTTGGTGTCTGGTTTTTTGCTTTTCTGAGCAAACCGGTTGAGCGCACCACACCTTGTCGCACCATTCATATTGGTGAAATAAAGCAGAGATATTTGCTAAGTTGGAGTATAAAACATCACGTGATTTGGCCCCTCAAGAGTTCCGGAGCAAAATATCCCCTGTTGCAAGATTTATGAAGTTTCATTGGTGGATAAAAATAGCCAAATGTAGTTCCCTGAAAAAAAGGAATAGGCAAATAATGTGCACTGTAATGCAAAGGTGTAGCACCTTGTACTCCCAGTACTCTAGTTTacaatgcatgcacttactcctaaATCGTCAATTTGACCAATAAAATATAAGTTATATGACATAAAAGGTAATCAATATTCTTTCTTTTTGCGAATAAAGGTAATCAATATTCAAAACAAGTTTGTAAATGCATGCTTTTTGTGATGTGTAAATCGTTTTTTGTTGATCAAATTGAGGATCCAGAGATACTAACATGCGCGAGAAAAGAATAAAACAGTATACTGCATTGAACACACAGCTTGAGAGTAGAAGTAGCACGTGTGTATGTACCCCATTTTTTCTTTTTGGATCAGATCATGGAGCTCTTTCGCTGGAGAATTATAAGGCTCAAAATAGACGGCGGCGATGATGGGGCACGTGTGGCCCTGGCCCCTGCCGTACGCACGGCCTCGGTGCCGCCCGGGCCCCCCGGGCGGCAGCCAGCTGGGTGCAACAGCCGCAGCACATTCACCCGGCGTCCGTGCCAGTACGAGGCCTTCCTCTCTACTCTACAGGACCCCCCACGTCAGCCACAGTCCGTCATGGGCTCGTACCCATCATATCTACGGGAGATCGGGCGTGCCAGGTGTTGTCTTCCCCGGCCGAGAGGGCGGGGCCCTCCCAGGGATCTGGTTCCCGTCGCCGTCGCGGCCAGCTCGGACGGCCGGGGTCACACGCGTCGCCCGGCGGCTTCGAGACAGCTCTGGGCCGCGGCACTGCACGGTTGCCTCCGGCCGAGGCCGTGGACGCCGCCGGCGGCAATTGGCAAACGCCAACAGCTTGCGCGCGCCTCGTAGAACACGAGTAGCATAGCAGCATGCAACTGCCGTTCGGCCTGAGAGCATCTACAGCTGGGTGTCTCAAACTAGCCGGGCGAGGCGTCTGGTCACGAAAATGCGATCCAGCCAAACGTCTTAAACGGATCTCAAATGTCCAGTCTATTTGACCTCCCAAATGCGATAGGCAAATTCGGTctctcaaacgcccgcggacgcgtCCACGGGCATTGACCGGGCCAACCTCGTATTTGCCACTCTGCATCCGCCTATCTCATATCCGGCGTCTTATATCCATACTACACATGCAATATTGATCTACTCTACGTGATCAAACGACAGACAACAAAAATCGGCTGCACACGAACACAAGATTACTTGCAAACGGACATCAACAAACTTCGCCACATCCAAAAGACCATCTTAGTTCGTCACCGGACAAGTTCATAAACTTGTACAACTAAAAACGAAATAAAcattgagggggggggggggtcaccAATTCCTCGCCGAGCCTTTTCCCTTCCGGTTGCCGGCGCAGCTGTAGGCGTCCGCGGCTGGTGAAGGGTCTTGGTTATCCGAGGAGGAGGTGCATTTGTCGTCGGAGTCGGAGAGGACGATGAGCTTCTTCATCCGACGGACCGCCCTGTTCTACTCCGGCTTAAACTTGGCGACCCGAGTCGCCTTTGTTGCTGCCTCCCTCGCCTCGCACTCCGGCTGCTCAATAGCAAGGCAGAAAGCCTTGGCGTTTTTTCGTCAGAGGCGGCGAGCGTCCGTCTCCACCATCGTGAGGGACCGACGGTAGACCCATGCGAGGAGCCGCGCGTCCTCGTCGGGGTCCGCCTCCATCTCGTGGCGGCGGCGCGCGGACTACTCCAAAGCGTCCCTCTCCCGTGCACGCTGCCTCTcgcggtgcgtggcgcacgcctttGATTTTGGAGTGCATGT
It encodes:
- the LOC119301823 gene encoding abscisic acid 8'-hydroxylase 3-like, which translates into the protein MAFFLLLLCILISVAIVSYAHHVIRRQRRGPQGSARGRHEKAALKLPPGSMGLPYIGETLQLYSQDPSVFLSSKQKRYGEIFKTHLLGCPCVMLASPEAARFVLVSRAHLFKPTYPRSKERLIGPSALFFHQGDYHLRLRRLVQGPLGPEALRKLVPDIEDAVRSTLAAWADGDAASTFHAMKRLSFDVGIVTIFGGRLDERRKEELRRNYAVVEKGYNSFPNGFPGTLYYKAIQARRRLNGVLSDILHERRERGEPGDDLLGCLMRSRAGGGDDDDEEEGALLTDEQVADNVIGVLFAAQDTTASVLTWIVKYLHDRPKLLEAVRAEHAAIHEANDGGRRPLTWAQTRSMTLTHRVILESLRMASIISFTFREAVADVEYKGFLIPKGWKVMPLFRNIHHSPDYFQDPQKFDPSRFKVAPRPSTFTPFGSGVHACPGNELAKLEMLVLIHHLVTGYRWEVVGSSDDVEYSPFPVPRHGLLARLRRDDSVCVGRKGCPTDDDYDDEDEVIV